Genomic segment of Microaerobacter geothermalis:
CCCCTTATCATCTGGTTAGGTTACTCCGTATTCGTCGGAGCCATCCAGGCCTACATTTTTGTCACCTTGACATTGGTTTATATTTCTCAAAAGGTTAGTGACCATCACTAATTCATCTTTTGAGTGATGATCTTCATCAAAAACATGGATATTAATACAGGGAGGGAAAAAACATGGATTTTGCGATTGCATTAGGATTAATCTTTGGTTTAGCCGCTGTAGGAGCTGGGATTGGAAACGGTTTGGTTATCAGCCGTACAATCGAGGGAACTGCCCGTCAACCAGAAGCTCGCGGCAGCTTGATGGGTCTTATGTTCTTGGGATTAGGTCTTGTAGAAGCTCTGCCCATCATCGCCGTTGCCATTGGATTTATTCTCTTTGGCCGTCTGTAAGTGCCAGCGTCCTCTGAGTGGTTTTAGAGGAAAGAGCATGGGGCGGGGGCAAGGAACCTTCGCCTTCCTTTTGTAAGCTCAACCCTTCAAATTGAAGTGGTAAGTCCAACAGTTTCATTGAAAGAAAGTAAAGTGGTGTTCCCCTGATCCAAGAGAAGGGAGTGAATAAGGATAAGATGATAGAATTTGGCGAAGTGCGTCTTGAATTTGGGACATTAATATTTCAGGTCATATTATTTTTAATCTTGTTATGGCTTGTTCGCAAATATGCCATGGGTCCGGCCATGAGCGTGCTGCAAAAGCGGCAGGATCATATTGAAAATCAAATTGCCACCGCAGAAAAAAGCCGCGCCGAGGCGGAAAGATTGCTTGAAGAGCAGCGGAATCTGCTTCAGCAGGCCCGTAAGGAAGCCCATGACATGCTGGAAAGGGCCAAGGTACAAAGCGACCGGGAAGCCAGGGAAATCCTTGAGGATGCTAAGGCACAAGCCGGCAGAATTTTGGAAGATGCCAAAGCCGAGATTAATAGAGAAAGGGAGAAAGCAGTGGCTGAACTTCGCAACCAAGTGGGTTCCCTTTCTGTGGAGTTAGCTTCCAAAATCATTGAAAAAGAATTAGATCAAAAACAACAATCCAAGCTGATTGATGATTACTTAGAACAGGTAGGGGAGCGCTTATGATCAGTGGAGCAGTCGCAAAGCGCTATGCCCGTGCTTTGTTTGAAGTTGCGGAACAAAAAGGCAAGTTGGAAGAAGTGGAGAAAGATCTGACTGCCATGTTGGGAGTCTTAAATGAACATCCCGACCTCCGGAAATTATTGGCTCACCCAGGCTTACATGCCGAGGAAAAGAAAGAGCAGATGAAACTAATATTCTCCGGAAAATGGACAGAAGAAACGGAGAACTTTATATTCCTTCTCATTGACCGTCGCCGTGAACAAGTGTTGGAACAGGTGGTGGAGGAATATACTAAACTGGCCAACCAGGGGCGCGGTATCGCTGATGCCATTGTCACAACGGCACAGCCATTATCCAAAGAAGATGAGAATGAAATCGCACAAAGATTTGGGAAAGTCCTATCCAAGCAGTTGCGCATCACCAATGTGGTGGACAAAAACATCCTAGGAGGC
This window contains:
- the atpF gene encoding F0F1 ATP synthase subunit B codes for the protein MIEFGEVRLEFGTLIFQVILFLILLWLVRKYAMGPAMSVLQKRQDHIENQIATAEKSRAEAERLLEEQRNLLQQARKEAHDMLERAKVQSDREAREILEDAKAQAGRILEDAKAEINREREKAVAELRNQVGSLSVELASKIIEKELDQKQQSKLIDDYLEQVGERL
- the atpE gene encoding F0F1 ATP synthase subunit C; the protein is MDFAIALGLIFGLAAVGAGIGNGLVISRTIEGTARQPEARGSLMGLMFLGLGLVEALPIIAVAIGFILFGRL
- a CDS encoding F0F1 ATP synthase subunit delta; protein product: MISGAVAKRYARALFEVAEQKGKLEEVEKDLTAMLGVLNEHPDLRKLLAHPGLHAEEKKEQMKLIFSGKWTEETENFIFLLIDRRREQVLEQVVEEYTKLANQGRGIADAIVTTAQPLSKEDENEIAQRFGKVLSKQLRITNVVDKNILGGIVVRIGDRVYDGSIAGKLKRFKQQLQNS